A genomic segment from Alteribacillus bidgolensis encodes:
- the trpB gene encoding tryptophan synthase subunit beta: MNNYSEEKGYFGEFGGSFVPEQLQAVLERLDEAFLRFKNDPEFLQEYHYYLKEYVGRENPLTYAERLTKKLGGARIYLKREDLNHTGAHKINNVVGQILLAKKMGAARVIAETGAGQHGVATATACAMMNIDCTIYMGKEDVRRQELNVFRMELLGAEVVAVNQGGGRLKDAVDEALKDLVANYESTFYLIGSAVGPHPYPSIVHYFQSVISEESKRQILEKEGCLPDAVVACVGGGSNAIGAFSAYLEDKDVRLIGAEPVEAATLTQGKPAVLHGFNSLCLQDDEGNPLPTESIAAGLDYPGIGPEHSFLKISGRAEYVTVTKKEVLEAFQEISRTEGIIPALESAHAIAHVIKLAPSLQEDSIIIVNLSGRGDKDVAEVKRLLELNV, translated from the coding sequence ATGAATAATTATTCAGAAGAAAAAGGTTATTTTGGAGAATTTGGTGGAAGTTTTGTACCGGAACAATTACAAGCTGTCCTCGAACGATTAGATGAAGCATTTTTAAGATTTAAAAATGATCCCGAATTTTTGCAAGAATATCATTATTACTTAAAAGAATATGTCGGAAGAGAGAATCCTTTAACCTATGCAGAGCGTTTAACCAAAAAATTGGGAGGCGCAAGAATATATTTAAAAAGAGAAGATTTAAATCATACTGGTGCCCATAAAATTAATAATGTAGTAGGACAAATTTTACTTGCTAAAAAAATGGGAGCCGCTCGTGTTATTGCAGAAACAGGGGCCGGTCAGCACGGGGTTGCGACAGCTACTGCGTGTGCCATGATGAATATAGACTGCACTATTTATATGGGAAAAGAAGATGTGCGAAGACAGGAATTAAACGTATTCCGTATGGAATTATTAGGAGCTGAAGTTGTAGCTGTTAACCAAGGGGGAGGCCGTTTAAAGGACGCGGTCGACGAAGCGTTAAAAGATCTGGTTGCAAACTATGAATCTACCTTTTACTTAATTGGGTCTGCGGTTGGCCCTCATCCATACCCGTCGATTGTTCATTATTTTCAATCGGTTATTAGTGAAGAATCAAAAAGACAAATTCTTGAAAAAGAAGGATGCCTGCCCGATGCTGTTGTTGCTTGTGTAGGTGGCGGAAGTAATGCGATCGGAGCATTTTCTGCCTATCTGGAGGATAAAGACGTTCGTTTAATTGGGGCTGAGCCAGTTGAAGCTGCTACTTTAACACAAGGAAAGCCAGCAGTGCTGCACGGTTTTAACAGTCTTTGTCTTCAAGATGATGAAGGCAATCCGCTTCCGACAGAATCTATTGCAGCCGGCTTGGATTATCCCGGAATTGGTCCTGAGCATAGTTTTCTTAAGATCTCGGGACGGGCCGAGTATGTTACCGTTACAAAAAAAGAAGTACTTGAAGCTTTTCAAGAAATCTCCCGGACGGAAGGAATTATTCCTGCGCTTGAAAGTGCCCATGCGATTGCACATGTTATAAAATTAGCTCCATCTTTACAAGAGGATAGTATTATTATCGTAAACTTGTCAGGACGAGGAGATAAAGATGTGGCTGAAGTGAAAAGACTTCTAGAATTAAATGTATAA
- the uppP gene encoding undecaprenyl-diphosphatase UppP, with protein MSVLEALIFGIVQGIAEFLPISSTAHIVIAQLLFGYSFPGLSFEVILHLGSIVAVVLYFRSDIIHLINAFFRFIAQRHPEDRPEFFFAIYIVIATLITGFLGLLLEDFLAESIKTPIFIASSLAITGFFLILIEKYHKIGHRTEKEMNLLDAVIVGLAQTLAVLPGISRSGSTLIAALYAGLNRKTAVRYSFLLSIPVILGSSVLAIDDLNTGALASIGTLQLIVSFIASFITSWIGIVWLINFLNKGRLIYFAIYCFLLAIIVITMLDPSTIIQAE; from the coding sequence ATGAGTGTTTTAGAAGCGTTAATTTTTGGAATCGTACAAGGGATTGCGGAATTCCTTCCTATATCTAGTACGGCACATATTGTAATTGCTCAATTATTATTTGGATATTCTTTTCCAGGATTATCATTTGAAGTAATTCTACATTTAGGTTCGATAGTAGCTGTCGTATTGTATTTCCGCAGCGATATTATCCATCTTATAAATGCTTTTTTCCGTTTCATAGCACAAAGGCATCCAGAGGACCGTCCAGAATTTTTCTTTGCCATTTACATTGTCATTGCCACATTGATCACAGGCTTTTTAGGATTGTTATTGGAAGACTTCCTTGCAGAGTCTATTAAAACTCCTATTTTTATCGCATCTTCTCTAGCAATAACAGGCTTTTTTTTAATATTAATCGAAAAATATCATAAAATTGGACATCGTACAGAAAAAGAAATGAACCTGCTTGATGCTGTTATTGTTGGGCTTGCACAAACTTTAGCTGTACTTCCAGGGATATCACGTTCTGGCAGCACATTAATTGCAGCACTATATGCTGGATTAAATAGAAAAACAGCCGTTCGTTATTCCTTTCTATTATCTATACCGGTCATTTTAGGTTCATCAGTGCTTGCTATTGATGACTTAAATACAGGTGCCCTCGCTTCTATTGGCACCCTGCAGCTGATTGTATCGTTTATAGCCTCTTTTATTACCTCGTGGATTGGGATTGTATGGTTGATTAACTTTTTAAACAAAGGAAGGTTAATTTATTTTGCCATTTACTGTTTTTTATTAGCTATCATCGTTATTACGATGCTCGATCCTTCAACCATTATTCAAGCAGAATAA
- a CDS encoding TlpA family protein disulfide reductase: MNKKFITSMVLAAAIIIISYVIFTNISAQEVGTQEGDAAADFTLPSYNGEERSLSSYEGNIVIMNMWASWCEPCTEEIPELMEFHQQYEEQGVIVLTINMNSFERKQEQAEKFVEQFDMRQTPALIDEEGEVADLYNLQYLPTTYIITRDGTIAEKIAGEINFKQLEEKVADQL; encoded by the coding sequence ATGAATAAAAAATTCATCACGAGCATGGTGCTTGCAGCAGCCATAATAATCATTAGTTATGTGATATTTACAAATATTTCTGCACAAGAAGTCGGTACACAAGAAGGTGATGCTGCAGCTGACTTTACCCTTCCTTCGTACAATGGAGAGGAGCGCTCTTTATCTTCTTATGAAGGTAATATCGTAATTATGAATATGTGGGCTTCCTGGTGTGAGCCATGTACCGAAGAAATCCCTGAATTAATGGAATTTCATCAACAGTATGAGGAACAAGGTGTTATAGTATTAACGATTAATATGAATTCTTTTGAACGAAAGCAAGAGCAAGCAGAGAAATTTGTAGAACAATTTGACATGAGACAAACTCCGGCTTTAATTGATGAAGAAGGCGAAGTGGCTGATTTATACAACTTGCAGTACTTACCGACGACATACATTATTACTAGAGATGGTACGATAGCAGAAAAAATAGCGGGAGAGATTAATTTTAAACAGTTAGAAGAAAAAGTAGCAGATCAGCTATAA
- a CDS encoding DUF3866 family protein, translated as MYEEKTVQVIDILEEDQWIQKLKTNGGAGQAILYFVCSPRVNIGDTIKVNTTAAKLKLGTGGWDMVITSLEKDNYNEGSGHIMKARYTPCQHSVFAVDSPEHPDHALFKLPFELHQKKVLLAELHSMLPIILGAIFMCKEDQHIGIVLSDEAAIPAGLSDHMRAWKSDPRVHVVTTGQSFGGTAEAVTIPNALQWLMLKKQVDVLIISMGHGTVGTNTPFGFSGMALAGWANIVGALKGESVWLPRISFREKRSRHFGLSHHTLTPLQHFTYAPSTLVLPALERYKMEKFDEQTKALRRHSFIKIKYEEVEKWMPLWLNWYKTNHPSIHTMGVKVEEHTDYLKGIMASVKYVQ; from the coding sequence ATGTATGAAGAGAAAACGGTGCAGGTTATAGATATTCTAGAAGAAGATCAATGGATTCAAAAACTAAAAACAAATGGAGGAGCAGGACAGGCGATATTATATTTCGTTTGTAGCCCCCGTGTTAACATTGGAGATACAATAAAGGTAAATACTACGGCAGCAAAATTAAAATTAGGTACTGGTGGATGGGATATGGTCATAACTTCCTTGGAAAAGGATAACTATAACGAAGGCAGCGGCCATATTATGAAAGCACGTTATACTCCGTGCCAGCACAGTGTTTTTGCTGTAGATTCTCCTGAACATCCTGATCACGCCCTTTTTAAACTTCCATTTGAATTACACCAAAAGAAAGTTTTACTCGCTGAACTTCATAGTATGCTGCCGATTATTTTAGGAGCAATCTTTATGTGTAAGGAAGATCAGCATATTGGGATTGTTTTATCGGATGAAGCTGCGATACCTGCAGGGCTTAGTGATCATATGAGAGCGTGGAAAAGCGACCCAAGGGTGCATGTCGTGACGACTGGCCAATCTTTCGGGGGGACCGCTGAGGCTGTAACAATCCCCAACGCGTTACAATGGTTAATGTTAAAAAAACAAGTAGATGTATTGATTATCTCCATGGGACATGGAACAGTTGGCACCAATACGCCTTTTGGGTTCAGCGGTATGGCACTGGCAGGCTGGGCAAATATAGTAGGAGCGTTAAAGGGCGAATCGGTATGGTTACCGCGAATTTCTTTTCGTGAGAAGAGGAGCCGTCATTTTGGATTAAGCCATCATACTCTAACACCGCTGCAACATTTTACTTACGCACCTTCCACCCTGGTCCTGCCGGCTTTGGAAAGGTATAAAATGGAGAAATTCGATGAACAGACGAAGGCACTTCGACGTCATTCGTTTATTAAAATAAAATATGAAGAAGTAGAGAAGTGGATGCCGCTTTGGTTAAATTGGTATAAAACGAACCACCCCTCTATTCATACAATGGGGGTGAAAGTCGAAGAACATACGGATTATCTAAAAGGGATTATGGCTTCAGTGAAATATGTTCAGTAA
- a CDS encoding NUDIX hydrolase yields MKLTEKTTHKESIYKGRIVDLNLHEVELPNGKTSKREIINHPGAVALIALTEEGKLLMVKQFRKALEKEIVEIPAGKLEAGENPEDTAIRELEEETGYKTSQLKKVISFYTSPGFADEIVHIFEANNLTKGRSSTDEDEFVEVMEVSLEEAEKMIETEEIHDAKTVFAVQYIRNRTAESSP; encoded by the coding sequence ATGAAACTAACAGAAAAAACAACACACAAAGAATCAATATACAAAGGAAGAATTGTCGATTTGAATCTTCATGAGGTAGAACTGCCAAATGGAAAAACTAGCAAGAGGGAAATTATCAATCATCCTGGAGCAGTAGCGTTGATTGCTCTCACGGAAGAAGGCAAGCTTTTGATGGTTAAACAGTTTCGAAAAGCTCTCGAAAAAGAAATTGTTGAGATTCCAGCTGGAAAATTAGAAGCAGGTGAAAATCCTGAAGATACAGCTATAAGAGAATTAGAAGAAGAAACAGGTTACAAAACGAGTCAATTGAAAAAGGTAATCTCTTTCTACACTTCTCCCGGGTTTGCTGATGAAATTGTTCATATTTTTGAGGCAAATAACCTAACAAAAGGACGCTCATCTACAGATGAAGATGAGTTTGTGGAGGTAATGGAAGTGTCGTTAGAAGAAGCTGAGAAAATGATAGAAACAGAAGAAATCCATGATGCAAAAACTGTTTTTGCTGTTCAGTACATACGAAATAGGACAGCGGAAAGTTCACCCTAA